A DNA window from Megalobrama amblycephala isolate DHTTF-2021 linkage group LG11, ASM1881202v1, whole genome shotgun sequence contains the following coding sequences:
- the zmp:0000001074 gene encoding desmoglein-2, with translation MFPHSLLASTLFLLLTVQILSTAECWTGSQKRRQKREWIVPVKKITENVDYSNEPYVSKIQSDLDQKEPLRYSLRGPGIDQPPIGYFVVDEYKGWIRIIRPLDREERQNYTIIGTAWFPNNSIAEDNIKINIAVEDQNDNPPVFIKPEQSRIYEGSQVGTIVTQVVAKDADDPKTDHTKIAYSLIKQEPNNGHLFFAVNKDSGIISVSNQALDREEHSLYVLTVQAADMYGDAKGNSATATVYVDILDVNDNIPTLEKDEFSVSIDENEAPIEVLKIQALDNDEERTDNWLAVFEITSGNEDGRFSIKTDPKTNVGTLYLNKPVDFESASNLKLNLAVANIADPGAPLGSGAGAGGSNTGSDGAAGASGAGGQSGGSGAGGQSGGSGAGGQSGASGAGGQSGGSGAGGQGSGPGTGLVFLSGSSVSKKKSYLVNISVRNKPEGPKFQPRVKPISVSENTKSSIPTVIDTYTAVEEDTGKPAEKVKYAKGYDPDNWVSINTDTAEITLNKVPDRESPYVVNGTYYAKILCITDELPSLTSTGTIALQVEDMNDNCPKLLDNVQTICSDTRVVNITAEDNDFYPNGAPLEFRLIQEKTQGKWNVQRINDVSASLLAEDELWPGFYEITMEIRDMQGLTCPDEQVLQLEVCTCSEGVVCGAKMAAVGQHTASATLGAPGIAFLILGFLCLILVPMALIKCERGGSAGIHFIDMPFETKQHLMSYSTEGKGEDGDVLLMSTPTKLNNGGGDGIKMSKEPLRMVAESFHHSGKVPELNQPVFNSSKMVGMMQENAFGGFSYDTDGVDMEISARRQEEHEVFFNAAILNEYLIQKCRYIQDSDSLEEGLKEYDYEGEGSVISSIGNCSYNESNDDLEFLNNLGTKFTTLAEVCGFRQTQSPQADPKVTVNTVETTPAVTVNAVETTATTTAFTAVSSNHMTNTDQPSPVEITVKSPLVQTAPSQGMVVQEPMYYGFNQPMQNNVLLSGDGFGQGVYIINGTPEADRLLTQGNSHALAHLASGQQVIIGDSIPYSQIGPQSPVMFNQGLGEVNSAVIQNLSPTTNLVMMPQQQLDRTGSLQMVKVPMGSVVSGESGQGRVTLLDGSANGGMVLVGGPNQRPMSPQQFYTISSQEMSGPVQINQRAIDGSFSNAQNDGQGKVRIIEGLVNGGNVLVGGPGAPNLVSMPQIANGQVNSQLLLNSPFSGAQNIVSGEGGESRLLFSGPSIPEGPINGGSLMVAGPGQYPVSMSTGTSNLVSMSQVATGQVNNSQLLVGGPFSSVQNIVAGEGGQSRLLVNGPIQRPLVMSQGAPSPVGLPQMANKQLFRSTASKVLTSLVMTPKSRGLVKNGHLND, from the exons atctTGAGCACTGCAGAATGTTGGACAGGTTCACAGAAGCGCCGTCAAAAAAGGGAATGGATTGTACCTGTTAAAAAGATTACAGAAAATGTGGACTACAGTAATGAGCCATATGTCAGTAAG ATACAATCAGATCTTGACCAGAAGGAGCCACTGCGCTACAGTCTGAGGGGTCCAGGAATTGACCAGCCACCTATCGGTTATTTCGTGGTAGACGAGTACAAAGGGTGGATTCGCATCATACGGCCTCTGGATCGTGAGGAGAGACAAAACTACACT ATTATTGGCACTGCATGGTTCCCTAACAACTCCATAGCTgaagataatattaaaataaacatcgCCGTGGAGGACCAGAATGATAACCCACCAGTTTTCATCAAGCCTGAACAAAGCAGAATTTACGAGGGGAGTCAAGTTG GGACTATTGTTACACAAGTTGTGGCCAAAGATGCAGATGACCCAAAAACTGATCACACTAAGATAGCGTACAGCTTAATCAAACAAGAGCCAAACAACGGCCATCTTTTCTTTGCTGTAAATAAAGACAGTGGAATAATCTCTGTGAGCAACCAAGCACTTGACAGAGAG GAACACAGCTTGTATGTTCTTACAGTGCAAGCTGCTGACATGTATGGAGATGCTAAAGGAAATTCTGCTACAGCTACTGTATATGTAGACATCCTGGATGTTAATGACAATATTCCCACTTTGGAGAAGGATGAG TTTTCAGTAAGCATTGATGAGAATGAGGCACCCATTGAGGTTTTAAAGATCCAGGCACTGGATAACGATGAAGAAAGGACAGACAATTGGTTGGCCGTGTTTGAAATAACCTCTGGAAACGAGGATGGACGTTTCTCCATTAAAACTGATCCGAAGACAAATGTGGGTACTTTGTACCTGAACAAG CCTGTTGACTTTGAGTCAGCATCTAATCTGAAACTGAACCTAGCTGTTGCAAACATAGCTGATCCAGGAGCACCTTTAGGGAGTGGAGCAGGAGCAGGAGGTTCAAACACTGGATCAGATGGTGCTGCTGGAGCTTCTGGAGCTGGTGGTCAATCTGGAGGATCTGGAGCCGGTGGTCAATCTGGAGGATCTGGAGCTGGTGGTCAATCTGGAGCTTCTGGAGCTGGTGGTCAGTCTGGAGGATCTGGAGCCGGTGGTCAGGGGTCTGGACCTGGAACTGGATTGGTGTTTTTGTCAGGCTCCAGCGTGTCCAAGAAAAAGTCATACTTAGTGAATATCAGTGTGAGAAACAAACCAGAAGGCCCAAAGTTCCAGCCACGGGTCAAGCCTATATCTGTATCTGAAAACACCAAAAGTTCTATTCCAACAGTAATTGACACCTACACTGCTGTAGAAGAAGACACAGGGAAACCAGCAGAAAAAGTCAA ATATGCAAAGGGATATGACCCTGACAACTGGGTTTCTATTAACACGGACACTGCTGAGATCACACTCAACAAGGTACCAGATCGTGAGTCTCCATATGTGGTAAACGGGACCTACTATGCCAAGATCCTCTGCATTACAGATG AGCTGCCCTCTCTGACGTCTACAGGAACCATAGCCTTGCAGGTGGAGGACATGAATGATAACTGCCCCAAACTCCTTGATAATGTGCAGACCATCTGCAGTGATACCAGAGTAGTAAATATCACAGCAGAAGATAATGATTTCTATCCCAACGGAGCTCCACTGGAGTTCAGATTGATACAAGAGAAGACACAAGGCAAATGGAACGTGCAGAGAATAAATG ATGTAAGTGCTTCACTGCTCGCTGAAGATGAATTATGGCCTGGTTTTTACGAAATCACCATGGAGATCAGAGACATGCAAGGACTGACCTGCCCCGATGAGCAAGTCCTCCAGTTAGAGGTTTGCACCTGCTCTGAAGGAGTGGTTTGTGGTGCAAAAATGGCAGCAGTAGGCCAACACACTGCATCAGCCACTCTTGGAGCACCAGGAATTGCTTTCCTGATTCTAGGATTCCTCTGCCTAATCT TGGTGCCCATGGCCTTAATAAAATGTGAACGTGGTGGGAGTGCTGGAATACATTTTATTGACATGCCATTTGAAACCAAGCAACACCTTATGTCCTATAGCACAGAGGGAAAAGGAGAAGatggg GATGTTCTTCTGATGAGCACCCCAACAAAACTCAACAATGGAGGGGGTGATGGAATAAAAATGTCCAAAGAACCTTTGAGAATGGTGGCGGAATCATTCCATCATTCCGGGAAAGTCCCAGAATTAAACCAACCTGTCTTTAACAGTTCTAAAATGGTAGGAATGATGCAAGAGAATGCATTTGGAGGCTTTTCCTATGATACTGATGGAGTAGACATGGAAATATCTGCCAGGCGTCAAGAAGAACATGAGGTCTTTTTTAATGCGGCAATCCTAAATGAATACTTAATTCAa aaatgtaggTATATACAAGACTCTGATTCTCTGGAGGAAGGATTGAAGGAGTATGATTATGAGGGTGAAGGATCTGTTATCAGTTCTATTGGCAACTGCAGCTACAACGAGTCCAACGATGACCTGGAGTTCTTGAACAACCTTGGTACAAAGTTCACCACCTTGGCTGAGGTCTGTGGATTTAGACAGACTCAATCTCCTCAGGCTGACCCAAAAGTTACTGTAAATACTGTTGAGACAACACCAGCAGTTACTGTAAATGCTGTTGAGACAACAGCAACCACAACGGCATTTACTGCAGTATCTTCCAATCACATGACCAACACCGACCAGCCCAGTCCTGTGGAAATAACTGTTAAATCACCACTTGTCCAAACAGCACCTAGTCAGGGGATGGTCGTACAGGAGCCTATGTACTATGGGTTCAACCAACCAATGcaaaacaatgttttgttgTCTGGGGATGGATTTGGGCAAGGTGTTTACATAATTAATGGCACTCCAGAAGCTGACAGACTTCTCACTCAAGGTAACAGCCATGCActtgcacatttagctagtgGACAGCAGGTCATCATTGGTGATTCCATCCCGTACTCTCAAATTGGACCTCAAAGTccagtcatgtttaatcaaggGTTAGGTGAAGTTAATTCTGCGGTAATCCAGAACCTTTCACCAACTACAAACCTTGTAATGATGCCACAGCAACAACTAGATAGAACTGGTTCACTACAGATGGTAAAAGTACCTATGGGATCAGTTGTATCAGGGGAGAGTGGGCAGGGTAGAGTAACTCTTCTAGATGGTTCAGCCAATGGAGGAATGGTATTAGTTGGAGGTCCAAATCAACGTCCCATGAGCCCACAACAATTTTACACAATAAGTTCTCAAGAGATGAGTGGACCAGTACAAATTAACCAAAGAGCAATTGATGGCTCATTTTCCAATGCACAGAATGATGGACAAGGGAAAGTAAGAATTATAGAGGGTCTCGTCAATGGAGGTAATGTTTTAGTAGGAGGCCCAGGAGCACCAAACCTAGTGAGCATGCCTCAAATTGCAAATGGTCAAGTAAACAGCCAGCTATTATTAAATAGTCCTTTCTCAGGTGCTCAGAATATTGTATCAGGAGAAGGTGGAGAGAGTAGACTGTTGTTTAGTGGTCCTTCTATTCCAGAGGGTCCCATCAATGGAGGTAGCTTAATGGTTGCAGGTCCAGGACAGTATCCTGTGTCCATGAGTACAGGTACGTCAAACCTAGTGAGCATGTCTCAAGTTGCAACTGGACAGGTAAATAACAGTCAGCTATTAGTAGGTGGTCCCTTCTCGAGTGTTCAGAACATTGTAGCAGGAGAAGGTGGACAGAGTAGACTATTGGTTAATGGTCCAATTCAACGTCCACTTGTCATGAGTCAAGGAGCACCTAGTCCTGTAGGACTGCCTCAGATGGCAAACAAACAGTTATTCCGCTCTACAGCGTCCAAAGTTCTGACTTCActggttatgacaccaaaatcCAGAGGTCTTGTAAAAAATGGGCACCTGAATGATTAG